The genome window TGCCGCGCCGGGCGTCGGTCTGGGCCTTCTTATGCCTTATCGTCGCCCATTTAGAATGTCCTGACATTATACTCCTCGAAAGCTATTCGTCTAGGCCTTCTCCGTATACTACTCCTATCGCAGTTCCGCCGTCCGCTTCTGCGACTGTGATAATGGCTCCCATGTCGCCTTTTTTGAGAATAAGTTGTGCTCCTTCTGTACCACTTACCGTTAATACAGATTCCCAGCCTTTGCTAGAAAGGCCTTTATAGTAAGTGGTTACACGAGTCACGGATGAGCGGGTCTCAAACGACACGTTAGTTACTTGCTTTCTTTCTTTTTGCACGGATAAGGAACTCGTGACCTTGGCGCCGGGATAAACGAGTTCCTTGGGCATATTCTCAGGGACCTTCACATCTCTGCCGACATTTATATCGACGTCGCCGCCGCCTTCTTTTTCCAATGCCTTTTCGATTACGCGCTCGCTCACACGCTCGGCGAAGCGCTCGGGTCTGCAGCATGCGAGGACGAATGCGGCGACAAATACCGCCGCTGTCAGAAGGATGATTGTTTTCTTCATGTTTTACTCCTCCATCTTGGATTGGTTTTCAAACACCCCGAGGGGTGCTTTTGTTTATAAAAACCCGTTCCTCCTCCTAGGGCTTTTGGCTTTTTTGACGGTACTCTCGGGGCCCCTCAATGAAGAGGTTGCCGCCGTGCATATCGTTTGCAACGATGCATGGGAAGTCTTCCACTTCGAGGCGTCTTATCGCCTCAGCACCCAGTTCTGGGTAGGCGATGACCTCGGCCTTCTTTATGGAACGAGCGATTAAGGCCGCTGCTCCGCCCACTGCGGCGAAGTAGACAGCACCAAACTTTTTCATCGCCTCCAGCACCGGCTGCGAGTGCTGTCCCTTACCGATCATACCGCGCAGACCATACTCTATAAGAATCGGGGCGTAGGGGTCCATCCTGTAACTCGTGGTCGGGCCTGCCGAACCTATGGGATAGCCAGGAGGTGCGGGTGCAGGGCCGACGTAGTAGATGATCTGACCTTCCAGGTCAAATGGTAACTTCTCACCTTTCTCGATCAACTCCACCAGACGCTTGTGTGCGGCGTCGCGCGCTGTGTAGAGTATACCTGAGATAAGCACCCCATCGCCAGCACGAAGCTCAGCGACTACTTCTTTAGTCAGCGGTGTGGTTATCCTCTTGCGTTCCGGCATGAGTCTCCTTTGTAGATTAGACTATATCCATGGGCTGGCAAAAGTCAACATCCTTAAAACTCGTCAGGTTTGAATGCAACTCGGCGGGTTTTTTGGGGTGATTTTGGTGCTTTTTCGGGGTAGAAGTTTGCTTATCCTGATTTTAATCTGCGATCTTTTCGCTGAAGGCGAAAAAGAGCTTAAGCGAACCTGAAGGTTCGCACTACATGCTATTCTATGAGCGCATAAAGCGCTCAAGGGGCACACTGTCCACCATCAAGGGGGAGGAAATATTTGGTAAGGCTATTCCACTCTTTTCATTCCCCCTCCCTGGTGGAGGGGGATGAAGGGGGCGGGGGATTTCCTTCATCTTCGTCGGCTCGCCCAGCATCTTGATGAGTCTAATGCTATCTATCAATCTTCTGCGGACGGCTGTGAGTTGTTGGCTTCTTTCGGTTCCTCAGGCTCGGCAAGCATCTTGATGACTAAATCCACGTAGGGGTCGACCCTTAGGTCGACCCAGAAGAATTCAACATGAACGGGCCGACTTGAAAGTCGGCCCCTACGAACTTTATCCTCCGCCATCAAGGGGGAGGAGTTTAAGCGAACCTAAAGGTTCGCACTACTTCTGCTCCTCTTCCTCTTTAGGCTCCTCCGCTTCGCCCAGTTAGGATAGTTCTAATCTATGTAGGTATCTTAACTTCGATTTTCTTAATCATCAATTTCCATATGACAACCAAAGCATAGCTCAAAGCGAATAATCCAATACCCAATTCTATTCCCATGACTACCCATTTTTGCTTATCACAAAGTATAGGCCCAACTAATAGCGCAACAAGCCCAAAAGTCATCGCTACTGAAGATATGATTACACTGTACATTGTTC of candidate division TA06 bacterium B3_TA06 contains these proteins:
- a CDS encoding fumarate hydratase, coding for MPERKRITTPLTKEVVAELRAGDGVLISGILYTARDAAHKRLVELIEKGEKLPFDLEGQIIYYVGPAPAPPGYPIGSAGPTTSYRMDPYAPILIEYGLRGMIGKGQHSQPVLEAMKKFGAVYFAAVGGAAALIARSIKKAEVIAYPELGAEAIRRLEVEDFPCIVANDMHGGNLFIEGPREYRQKSQKP